The Streptomyces camelliae genome window below encodes:
- a CDS encoding inorganic phosphate transporter, whose translation MDHITFLVAVVIVTALAFDFTNGFHDTANAMATSIATGALRPRTAVLVSGVLNIGGAFLSTEVAKTISGGIVDDTLVSPAMIFAGLVGAILWNLVTWLAGLPSSSSHALFGGLIGAVWVGAGSHGVHFDKVVEKVLIPAVASPVVAGVAALVATYLAYRLSAHARQDSVTKGFRLGQIASASLVSLAHGTNDAQKTMGVITLTLISAGALHHDAGPPVWVIGAAGVAIGLGTYLGGWRIIRTMGKGLAEIQSPQGFAAETASTAVILTSAHLGFALSTTQVASGSILGAGLGRRLAEVRWGVAGRMVLAWLITLPAAALVGGLAASVVKHGGNVGTAVIALVALALAAVIVAASRRNPVRADNVNDHHEVTLRTPAPTNVGTAA comes from the coding sequence ATGGATCACATCACGTTCCTCGTGGCGGTCGTCATCGTCACGGCTCTGGCGTTCGACTTCACGAACGGGTTCCACGACACCGCGAATGCGATGGCCACCTCCATCGCCACCGGTGCTCTCAGACCGCGTACAGCGGTCCTGGTCAGCGGGGTCCTCAACATCGGCGGGGCCTTTCTGTCCACCGAGGTCGCGAAGACGATCTCCGGCGGGATCGTGGACGACACGCTGGTCAGCCCGGCGATGATCTTCGCCGGGCTGGTCGGGGCGATCCTGTGGAACCTGGTGACCTGGCTCGCCGGACTGCCCTCCAGCTCCTCCCACGCCCTCTTCGGCGGTCTGATCGGCGCGGTCTGGGTCGGCGCGGGCTCCCACGGCGTGCACTTCGACAAGGTTGTCGAGAAGGTGCTCATCCCCGCGGTGGCCTCCCCGGTCGTGGCCGGGGTGGCCGCGCTGGTCGCCACCTACCTCGCCTACCGGCTCTCCGCCCACGCCCGCCAGGACTCGGTGACGAAGGGCTTCCGCCTCGGTCAGATCGCCTCCGCCTCCCTGGTCTCCCTCGCGCACGGCACCAATGACGCGCAGAAGACCATGGGCGTGATCACGCTGACCCTGATCTCGGCGGGCGCGCTCCACCATGACGCCGGACCGCCGGTCTGGGTGATCGGCGCGGCCGGCGTCGCGATCGGACTCGGCACGTACCTGGGCGGCTGGCGGATCATCCGCACCATGGGCAAGGGCCTGGCCGAGATCCAGTCCCCGCAGGGCTTCGCCGCCGAAACCGCCTCCACTGCGGTGATCCTCACCTCCGCCCACCTCGGCTTCGCGCTGTCCACCACGCAGGTCGCCTCCGGCAGCATCCTCGGCGCGGGCCTGGGTCGCCGGCTCGCCGAGGTCCGCTGGGGCGTGGCCGGCCGGATGGTGCTGGCCTGGCTGATCACGCTGCCCGCGGCGGCGCTGGTGGGCGGCCTCGCGGCGAGCGTGGTCAAGCACGGCGGCAACGTCGGTACGGCCGTGATCGCCCTCGTCGCCCTGGCCCTCGCCGCCGTCATCGTCGCCGCGTCCCGCCGCAACCCGGTGCGCGCCGACAACGTCAACGACCACCACGAGGTCACCCTCCGCACCCCGGCCCCGACGAACGTCGGCACTGCCGCCTGA
- a CDS encoding helix-turn-helix transcriptional regulator, with the protein MTLEDLRRLRRVRDRMDREYAEPLDMTELARGAHMSPGHFQRSFRKAFGETPYSYLMTRRIERAKALLRRGDLTVTEVCMTVGCTSLGSFSARFTELVGETPSSYRARSHEESAAIPPCVARAYMRPRRA; encoded by the coding sequence GTGACCCTGGAGGACCTCAGAAGGCTGCGCCGGGTGCGCGACCGCATGGACCGTGAGTACGCCGAACCGCTCGACATGACCGAGCTGGCCCGGGGCGCCCATATGTCCCCCGGCCACTTCCAGCGCAGCTTCCGCAAGGCCTTCGGCGAGACGCCGTACAGCTATCTGATGACCCGCAGGATCGAGCGGGCCAAGGCCCTGCTGCGCCGGGGCGATCTCACGGTCACGGAGGTGTGCATGACGGTCGGCTGTACCTCCCTCGGCTCGTTCAGCGCCCGCTTCACGGAGCTGGTCGGCGAGACGCCGAGCTCCTATCGGGCCCGCTCGCACGAGGAGAGCGCGGCGATCCCGCCCTGCGTGGCGCGCGCGTACATGCGCCCGAGACGGGCGTAG
- a CDS encoding VOC family protein has protein sequence MDLKLQTCFIAVDDHDKAIAFYCDVLGLEIRNDVKYEGMRWVTVGSPLQPDVSIVLEPPAANPDLSPADREAMEQLLAKGVLRGVNFTTEDCDALFARVVESGAEVIQEPTDMPYGVRDCAFRDPAGNQLRFLQRPAQ, from the coding sequence ATGGACCTGAAACTGCAGACCTGTTTCATCGCCGTCGACGACCACGACAAGGCGATCGCCTTCTACTGCGACGTCCTGGGCCTGGAGATCCGCAACGACGTCAAGTACGAGGGGATGCGGTGGGTGACCGTCGGGTCGCCGCTGCAGCCGGACGTGTCGATCGTCCTGGAGCCACCCGCCGCGAACCCCGACCTCTCCCCCGCCGACCGGGAGGCGATGGAGCAGCTGCTGGCCAAGGGCGTGCTGCGCGGGGTCAACTTCACCACCGAGGACTGCGACGCCCTCTTCGCCCGCGTCGTGGAATCCGGCGCCGAGGTGATCCAGGAACCGACGGACATGCCGTACGGGGTACGCGACTGCGCCTTCCGGGACCCGGCGGGCAACCAGCTGCGCTTCCTCCAGCGGCCCGCGCAGTGA